In Paraburkholderia youngii, the genomic stretch TGTTCAGCGCGTCGCAGGCGGCGGCGGGCTTTCTGCGTTTCAACGTGTCGCAATGCAATCGCCCGAAGGTGTACGAGGCGTTGCAACGGGCGATGGATGCGTGCGCGGTGTCGGCCGACGCGGGGCCCGAGCGCGTCTGAAACGAACTGAATCGAATCAGGCGCGCGGTCCTTGCTACGGCGTTATTTGCACAGCAGAAGCATCCGCTCCTGTTCCGAGCACGGCGTATGCGGTTTCGGCGCGGGTTGCGCGGCCGCCGCGCTCATCGCCGCGGTGCGGTTCGCGAGACACGCGCGCAGGTGCTTCTCGACCGGACCGTAATACTTCCACCCGCGTACGAGCGTCGGCAATTCGAGCTTCACCTGTTTCCATTTCGGATGGCCGTGCTCCTGCAGATTGTCGAAGTTCGCGCACAACGAGTCGGCGAAATGATTCAGATTGCTGACGGTGTCGCGCAAGCCATAGTCGTAGGTGACCAGAAACGCTTTGACCGTGAGGCCCGGCACGTCTTCCTTCAGCCAGCCTGGGTAGCTGCTCTGACGGATCGTCGTCGGAAAGTAGGTCTGCTTTGCGCGGTTCGTCTCCGGCGCGTTGGGATCGGCGGGCAGCAGACGCAGTTGTGACAGCAGGTCGGGCTTCATGCTGGTGAATAGATTCGCGGGTTGCCCGACCACGATGATCGCGACGTCGATTTTCTTCACGATCAGCGCGGCCAGCGCGTCCTCGTTGCTCAGATGCACGACGTTCTGCTCGGGAATCGGCTGGCCGAACATCAGGCGGTAGAGCGTCGTCGCCGACTGCGCGGTGCCGCTGCCCAGCAGGCCGACGCTGATGGTCTTGTCCTTGATGTCGGCGAGCGTTTTCAGCGGCGAATCCGCCCGCACGACGACGTTAATTTCCTCGTCGTAGAGCGGCATGATCAGTCGCAACGGCCGGATCGTCGTGCCCGCATCGGGGTTGCCCGTGTTGGCCATGTCGATGAACGCCTGGTACACGTCGGACTGCACGAGCGCGAGCTTCACGCCGGGCTCGAAACGCATGCGCTGCACGTTTTCGGCCGAGCCTTTCGACGCCACCACTTCGAGGTCGATGCCGACCGGCTGGGCCACCCATTTCGACAGGTCGTTGCCGATCTGGATATAGGTGCCGCGCTCCGGCCCGGTGACGATCTTGTAGTGGGCCGGTTCCGCGCCGGCCAGCGAACATACGACCAGTACCACCAGCCCCAGCCAGCCCGCGAGAAGTCTCTTCAGCATGGTCATTCTACCTATCGGTCAGGTTGATCCCGCTTCACGCGTGGCGCGTGGAAGCACCAGTGATCCGGTTGCCATGTCATGTTCAAACTGCTGTCAGGGCCGCTCCGTCTGTTGCCGCTCAGAGGACGAATGATTATGTGGGAATCGGCACAGACGGCGACCATTCGATCTGCTATGCGAAGCAATGTTTGGGCGCGACGGCGCAGTCGTTGGCGTCTCCGCGACCCTGAGCGGAGGGTTGCGTCGCGCTTGAGCGCTAGTTGCTCCGCGGCGTCGCGGTTCTCACGACGCCGGCGTTCGTTGCGGTCGCGGCAAGCGCGCCGTGCTCCAGCATGCCGGCGGGCAGCGGTACCTGCAGTTGCGCCTGCGCGAGCGGCGCGCCCGGCGCGGCGTCCGCTGCCGCATGCGGCGGAGTCAGCGGCGCCCAGCCGGTCTCGCGAATCACGCGCTCGAGGATCACTTTCGCCGCGTCGTTGCTGCTGTCGATCGCGAGCGCCTCGTTCGCGTGCTGACGCGCGCACGGCCACGACTGCTGCGCGACGCAGACCTGCGCGGCCTGCAGCGCGGTATCGCGACGCTGGACGAGCGGCCGCATCTGATCGGCCAGAACCTGCGCATCGCTGTTTCCCGGTTGTAACGTTTGCGCGGCCGCGAGAGCGGCCTGCGCGGCGGACAGGTCGTTGGCGCGGAACGCGGTCCTCGCGACCTGCAACGCCTGTGCGGCGTCGTGGAATTGCGTCGCGGGCCGCATGGGCGTCGCGGCGAGCGGCGGCGTGACAGGCGGCGCAGCCGGTGTCGCTGGAATGACGGGAACCGCGGGTACGACGGGCGCGGGCTTCGCCGCCAGTTCGCTCACGGGCGGTGGGACTGGCCTGGCCGCGGCCGGCGCGTGTGCGGTCTGTGCCTGAGCCATCACCGGTGCGGACGCAAGCGGCGCGATCATGCCGGTCGTCGTGGTGCGGACATCCTGAGTGATCTGCTCGACGCCTTTATCTTCCGATTCGCCACCGTCGCTGAATAACGTATAAGCGATATACGCCAGGCCGATCGCGATGACCGCGCCGATCACGTATAGCACGCGCCAGATCGTCTGCGCAGTGTTGCGCGGCGCGTACATCGGATCTTCGTAAGGTGGGATAGCGGTGTCGGTCGACACGAGCGCCGTGTGCATGATCGGCTCGCTCTGCAACAGAGATTCGGACGCCATCGCGGCCGAGGCGATGACGGGTTCATCCCGTGTGCCGAGCTCGTCGTCGAAGCGGGGCAGCGGCTTGTGCGTGGCGCTCGCGCGGCTGCCTGGAATACCGGTGCGGATGTGCGGATCGTCTTGCTCGAACGGATGCGCAGCGCCACAGTAGGGGCAGGCGTCGACTTGTCGGTACAGTGCGCCGCCGCAGCGTTTGCAGGGCGTGGGGAAACTTTGGCCGGTTGCTGTCTGGGTGGACATGCCGTGGACCCACCTTTGGAAAACGATGCCGTAAAGGCATGCTCCGGATCGTGTTGAGGCAGGAGCCTTGTCCGCGGAATCACGATCCACATGCGCCGGAGGTCGCGGAGACGTAGGCCGCGCCT encodes the following:
- a CDS encoding TAXI family TRAP transporter solute-binding subunit — translated: MLKRLLAGWLGLVVLVVCSLAGAEPAHYKIVTGPERGTYIQIGNDLSKWVAQPVGIDLEVVASKGSAENVQRMRFEPGVKLALVQSDVYQAFIDMANTGNPDAGTTIRPLRLIMPLYDEEINVVVRADSPLKTLADIKDKTISVGLLGSGTAQSATTLYRLMFGQPIPEQNVVHLSNEDALAALIVKKIDVAIIVVGQPANLFTSMKPDLLSQLRLLPADPNAPETNRAKQTYFPTTIRQSSYPGWLKEDVPGLTVKAFLVTYDYGLRDTVSNLNHFADSLCANFDNLQEHGHPKWKQVKLELPTLVRGWKYYGPVEKHLRACLANRTAAMSAAAAQPAPKPHTPCSEQERMLLLCK